The following DNA comes from Pomacea canaliculata isolate SZHN2017 linkage group LG10, ASM307304v1, whole genome shotgun sequence.
ATCCATATAAATAAATCGATAACACTTCCGATAAATGTCACTGAATAAGGTGAGTGATATGTTATCAACAGATGCTTGTCATAGAAACGTCCGTttaacaattaacaaaaaaaatcataatgcAAAAGCACCAAGGTTAATTTATAAGTTCAAATTAAAGTTCTACGTAAATTTTACAGTATTATAcaaatttctttagaaaaaggAGTGAAGCAATAGATTGTAAATGTAGCAGTCATGCATCAAAGCTGTCTTACCAAGTGCCACCTCACAGGCTTTCTTCAACTGTGAATGGTAAGTCTTTTTTATCTCCTTATCACTTAGGATCTTTTCTAGGGCTCTggtcaaaaacattttgatcatCGATGCTGCAGTATGACATCCATCCGTAAGAAAACCGAATACCCAGTGCACTTTCTACATCACCGTGTGCACTCTACGTATTTACCGTATCATTGACATCCGCCATGctggagtcacgtgactaatgATGCAGCGTGAGGCAATTGAATACTTTTGTTACtgaaaattaaacagttcgcATAATATTTATTTGGAAAACTGATATCGTATTTATGGAGAAAGTTAACCATAggaatttattttgtgttattttccgCGGGCCATTAGGTGCTGCGTGCCAATTTAAAGATGGACTCTCAGAATGCCCAGAAGAGTTGGGTACTGGCTAATAGTATTGAATCTGTTAGCAGCGCTGATGAAATTTACCGATACGATGCTAAGCAACAGCAAGATATATTGACAGCAAAACCATGGGAAAAAGAGTAAGTTTGGAAGCACCATTgccttgttttttttgtctttattttttattggtttattttgtaaacaatctGATGAGAGCCGCACAATCGGTTAGGGATGGTAGCGTCTTAGTTctgtttattgatttttttggCCGAATGctaagttttaaattttgacaTTATTTGCAATTACCaataaattgaattttaaatgttcataaTATATCATAAAGTTATTGTTGCTATAAAAATTCTTTACAATTGACATCGAGTTCgattaaaaacttgttttccaGAAAGTTATGATTATTAtatactgtaatatttttagatgaaacattttaataaaaaaaagaactgaataTTGATAATACTTGTCCGTAGAGTATATTACTCGGATATTGCTTTTTTccgaggttttttttaatgcattctacTGCTTTCGTGTGAAAGGGACTCAGAATTCAGTCTCGTGCCATATGTAAAATGTGGTTGATACTCATCATTACACAAGAACGAATTGATTATCATTTTAGGTCGAATGCAAACAGGTTCAACACATGTAATCATAGAGGTTGCATTACTAGATTCCaagattccaatttttttttgttgagaagGCCTGAGCCTATTTCAAGGGGGTTGTTTTTCAAAGTAGTTTTTCTGTATGCAATGCTGCATGTCTGTTTTGCACCCGTATAGAGCGAGCAACATTGCTGTGTAGTTCTTCCAGGTTAACATAGAACTTCCTTCCTTGAGACTATTTGACATAAATTATCTTGAAATGtgctattgacaatttttttattaagcaaaaaaaaaaaaaaactggaggaTGAAGGTTGCTAGCCAGTCATAAATTATGTATAAAATGGTTACTCTGTGTTTGATTGATAAATAGCCGTTAGCAACATTGAAATCAAGGATCAATTTGTGCTGATTACTGtaggaagtatttttttttgtgtgttcctAAGTTGGTatctgagatatttttttatttcatccagTCCCCATTATTTCAAATACATCAAGATCTCAGCTCTAGCGCTACTAAAGATGGTGATGCATGCAAGATCAGGTGGTAACCTGGAAGTCATGGGACTTCTTCTTGGGAAAGTGGATGGAAACACCATGATTGTCATGGATGGTGTAGCACTTCCTGTGGAAGGGACAGAGACAAGAGTGAATGCTCAGGCACAAGCGTATGAATATATGGCCTCTTACACAGAAGCTGCTAAGCAGGTGAGTGTTGTGGAATGGTTTTACAGCACTGTCACACATGATATTAGACAAGAATAAGTAAGGCTCAAGGCATACAGAAGAGAAATCAGTACAATATTGACCTTtctatgctatttttttaaaagatctattaataatagtattatagtcattaaaaaagtgCTGTGGAGCATCATGTGCCACATTAAAATACTACTGCAGTTGTCAGATGAATCTTCAATGTCCATAGCAATTTCCAGACATgatagtttcatttttataataatgacaataaagggaatttatatagtgcatttcccAACTTAGCAGAAGGTTTAATGCACATAACAagggaaaaactaaaaaatgtgcATAACATGCATTCAGacacaatatataataataaattcaaaattagtaaagcgcatactcacactactaaggagtatgctcttaacgcttaagaacaagaacgaaacatggacagcatatgagggacaggaaaacaaataacatatgagctataaaagaagaaacaaccatactaaacaaagaataaaattaaatacagaaaacacaacgaagaaccaaaaaaaacaagaacgagagctgagagtaacatgatattgcaaaaggaagggtgtggaaaaggactagcattatgggaaaggttgttaggagtaatatttacagaagaggtgcattttcactGAACATTtaaaggaaagggagagagttccattgtttcgctgtacaataactaaaaatcctgtggccatatgttgttttggtgacaggaagagtaagaagatgACCATCAGACGAAGAGCCGAGTTGTCTACctgggacataagggaagagcagttcagagaaataatcagggcagatgccagcaaagaaattaaaacacaacacggacagtttgtactggatgcgagatCGAATTGGAAGCCAGGGTAGAAAATGCAGGAGAGGGGTGgagtggtcccgtttcctagctctaagcaccagatgtgcagcagagttctatactttctggagtttgtgaagaaggtattcagggcagcgaGCAAGCAATGAGTTGCAATAATAAAGTCTGGATACAACATACGCACAGACAAGAGTTTTGGTAGTGCGCAttgacagaatgtgacggatggcacTGATCTTGCGTAGCTCATAATGGGCAAACTGATAGACAGCTGttacttgtttagcaagagtcatgtctgcagtgacaataaatAGAGATTAAATCACCAGAAGACTGCTGGTATTGATGCAATGACATAGCAGAGTAAAACTGTATGATAATTTTAAAGCGGAGGACTGTATGATCTTCAAGTTATATAAGGTTTATAGTAGTGACAACTTGAAAATAGAAGAAACTATCATGGCATCAGGTAGAAAAGACTGGCAGTGGATGGGAAACTTGAAAGTcatagaggaaaataaaagtcaaacagtaCAGCACAGCAgtgatgcaaagaaaaaagcactggaccaaaaacaacaaattaataaaaaattgcaGAGAGCTGCCTCCCTCAAGCTTGTCAAGCGAAGAGGCACCACTCCTATCTTCATTGTATGCATAAAAGTTGTGACTGTTCTAGAGACTAAGTGAAGGTGTAGCCCTTTGTCTATGTTCAAGCCcattatatttcacaaaagaataaataggCTTCTCTACACATTTAACTCTTAACAAggctttatttcttattttgaagGTTGGTCGACTGGAGAATGCCATTGGATGGTACCACAGTCATCCAGGTTATGGCTGTTGGCTCTCAGGTATTGATGTCAGTACCCAGATGCTGAACCAGCAGTTCCAGGAGCCCTTTGTTGCCATTGTGGTATGTTGTTCTTTCTGCATCATAAGatataataaatgcaagatttgtatagcacatactcgaagaacgagacatggacaacatatgagggacagaagaaccaagtaacaagaactgagagttgtgattttgcaaaggaagacaagtaaGGAAGCAGCAATAAGCAGAAAAAGGGGGAAGGGTGCGAAGAAGGATTAGCAttatgtggactgttgttaggagtaacgCTAAAGGAAGAGGTGGATTTTCAGttcacatttaaaggattcaattgtaAGTAGATGGTGGATAtggttagtttagtccttgtacCTCCTCGAGGAGCAAAGGGACACAACACCACCTCTTCAtttgggtccatgtggttccgacgtcctttgccttgctttcttctgttcttttccaagtctgcctTGGtatcccaactctcctcttcccctgaggattccagtcaagtgcctgcttggcaatggtgtcagctggtgtcctatccagccccatttgcgctttttgatgtcttggctagtggaaTTCTGGTTGATTCTTTACCACagactgctgttggagatcttttcaggccatcttattctcattttttgaacatttttatttaatggctataagcccaggggcatttttagccataacatcaTAGTTATAAAGAACATAATGACAATTTTATCTCAGTAACAAGCTCACAACAGGTGGTGACAATAtagcaaatatatgtaaatagatACATGGCgctatgtatgtatataaatatatatatatagattatttaaacaatgaaaataccatttgaataaatttgcttAAGTTAATAAGTATACGCTTGGATTTAACATTCATTAGCTgctgaaatttaaattcatttagatGATATACAAAATATACCGGAAGTAGCGCTTTCCGTGAGGCAGTTAAAAAAGGTTgggtacacacaaacaagtaaTGAAATTCATTGCCTACCTCATCTAGATTACACAATGGACATGTTCTTAAATATCTCGGTATACAGCTATATCTTAATTGCGGAATAGGGAGTTTATGACAGCTTaatctaaattttattaagtttgatCTAAGAGCTGGTGGCAGGTCTATTAAATAGTTCTCAAAACTGAAatatggtgtttgtcactctccaggtttcagaaccatacagtaggactgccttcacattgcgggtcttactgctgaaggataatgcttgggagttccagatggggcataggctgttgaaagcatgcctggccttgttgatgcaccttttgatgtcatcatccgctccaccatccttgttgacaatgctccccagatacttgaagcagtctgtttccaaGATGCTcactccttgaagttggattgggagttcctgtttgttgttcctgttgattctcatcacttctttTTGCTGACCTTTAAGCCAatcttctctgcttcctttgctagcttactcagtttggtttgtgcattttgttgctgatgaggtAGGAGGCTAATGTCATCTGctaagtccaggtcctctagctagctgtttggtgaaggtccactggatactggtggtgttgtcttgggttgtcttgtgcataatccaTTCTAtaaccatcaggaagattgttggtggaTATGGATAGGAAGAGATTTCCATTGATTTGTTGCACAGTTACTAAAATTCCTGTGACcatgtttttgttctagtgACAGGAATAATTAGGAGACAGTCATATATTGAGCTTAtgtgtctggctgggatgtaagggaaaagATACGTATGCAATCTTGGGATAACTAAACTTATTTGTAGTGAAATATATGAGGTTAATTACAATTTTTAGATCATTTATATACAGAATAATTGTTGGTTTAAACAGATGACTTTAACTGGATTAAGACTGTCACCTTTTCAAAGTTTTTGAGTCCTGGTCTCATAACTTCTCCCACCTCTTTGTATGAgacttgttttctctttttttcacattcatctttgtttccttttgttcatTTGGTATAAATAACATTGATAGAAGCAAACTGTTGTATGCATTAGCcctaaattgaaaaaaagttttccccATCTTTCAGATTGATCCTGTAAGAACTATATCTGCTGGAAAAGTCAACTTGGGTGCCTTTAGAACATATCCAAAGGTATGGCACTTAAACAGAACTTTAGAAAGCTGGTTGAATGTAGAGAATTTGGAGAGGAATAAATCTGTGAGCAGGTGGCTGTGGATTTCTGCGATGAGGGATTTCTCCCTCTTTCCTCATTATCTCCGCACACATGCGGAAGGTTTTCTGGTCGTGGTTTATCCAGTCCATAACTTGTACAAATGTTTATGTGACCGAGAAATAATAGCATGCATATATAAGAATTACATCGAACCAGCCCTAGATATTAGTGTTGTGCCATTAACTGTACAAAAATTCTACACTATTCAGGGTTACAAGCCTCCTGATGAGCCTCCTTCAGAATATCAGTCAATACCGCTCAACAAAATTGAAGATTTTGGAGTTCACTGCAAACAGTAAGTAGCAATAATCTGTGTGCAGGATTGTATGTGCACATATGTAATTTCAGAATtccttaaagatattttaaaatcagaatTGGTATCTCCACTTTTAATGTTGAGAAATTGTTTACGTAAATGATtccaaaaatgaaaaatcaacaaatgcTGACCATCTAATTTACTCCTCCTTTCCCCACctatcttcttttctctttgttaaaaataaaggagTTGTGAAAAATAGCAGTTTCAACAGCCCTGCTTTTTGGAAAAAGCATGAATTGAAGTATTTTTATCAGATTGGTGCACTTTAGGTATGTAGGTCATCCAGTTAAATTTGCAGCAATCGCCTTTTACTGCTGGAATACAGCAAGTCCTTGCATTGTTTCTTGTTCTATGCCTTTATTAGTATTTTGTGATCTTgatctacatctttgttactattttgttaacttgttccacatctttgttactatgtTGTGATCTTATTCAGCGcaatgagtccgcctttggctgggatattgcgctttataaattctcacttattATTGTAATACTTGAGTAGGTTGTACTGTGTCTTAATGCCAGCCTATTAGTGCTAATGACTCATATGCCTTTCTGTTGCTAGTTATTATGCTCTAGATGTTGCCTACTTCAAGTCATCCATGGACAAGCGTCTTCTAGATTCACTATGGAACAAATATTGGGTCAACACTCTCAGCTCCTCCAGTTTACTAACTGTAAGTTTGTAATTTGTCTTGTCTGAGAAGCCTCTTTTGCCACTAGGTGTCCAGCAGTGGTTAAGGAAAAATGGTGTGGTCATGTATCATTGTCATGTCATTTGCCCTCTCTTACTTGTTGAAGCATAGTGGTTGCTTTTGCTGTTgatctgggattttttttctcctatccTCAGAATGCAGACTACACAACTGGCCAAATTTATGACCTTGCAGACAAATTAGAACAGTCAGAGGCTCAGCTAGGTCGTGGTGGGTTCATGCTTGGCATGGACAGCCAGGACAAGAAGTCAGAAGATAAACTTGCAAAGGCCACGAAAGATGGGTAAGCAGCATTGTTCAAAGCTTTTCATCTCTAAAATGGAAATAACATGGCTTTTCAGCTGTTGATATGGCCAAATATTgcttcttttgaaatattttcaatttgcTATGaaaattcttaaatatttttgaagggATGGATGAAATATTGAACATTATTACAAATGTGGCAcaatgatttttctttatataaattacacataaactcataaaattctGAGCTGGAGTGACACTTGGAGTTACACGTTTTTTTTACGTTCAATCTTAAACTGTGCTTAGTGTTAATTCAAGGATGcgcatatatgtacatattaatatttttgatgCAAAGGTGTATTACATAGCTTACCTTCATTATTgcttttaaatcatttatacATCAGTTGTACATGAAATCATTTGCTCTCTATCAATTCCACAAGACTGGAACTGCTATTTAAATTATGAACTTTTATCAGATTATTAACTTTTATCAGCTGATTCAGGTGAAGTCTCCTTTTTCATGCTTCTGGATCTCTCAGCTGCTTTTGATGCCATTGACCATTACATCTTTCTCAAGAGGCCTATCATTCATTTGGCATCACTGAGAAGGAACTCTCTTGGTTTTCTACCTTTCCAATAAAGACTTATCTTGTGATTTTTAGTCTGACCCTATTCCTCAGGAGTCACTCATTGGCCCTCTTCTCCAAAACAATGCCTTCAAAATGTGTGCCCATCACATTTCCataaaagaaaacctttctTTGCTGCATTCAGTGTAAAGCCAACGTTCTCTGTCAATGACTATGCCCCCACCTACTAATCCATCTCACTTGATATATATGCACCACCTCATTTTCTCTACTCCTGCTTCCCTCAGCCTTTGTATTTCTCAGATTTCTTATATTTGATCGACATTCTGTCTTCAACTGATCCCATGGAACAAAACTATGTTCACCAGAAACCTCCTCATTCATCTTTCAGAAAGTCTGAAATCTTGCTTTTTTCCCCTGCCTTAGTGTTTGTCTTTGTGAGATATGCATGCACGAGTTCTTAATGTGTGCACCATGAGAGTGGATGCgttataaataaataccttATCTTGTTTGCATTACAGATGTAAAACGACTATGGAAGCTATCCATGGACTTATGTCCCAGGTGATAAAAGATAAACTCTTCAATCAAGTGCACTGCAAGACACAAACCTCATAATggcaatttttttcagagacATTACTATTTTGACTGCCTCATGGAAATTACAACACAAAGCGTCTTTGTAATTGGCTctgattatttcttttgcagaaaTTGTATACCCtaatttcacacatttttatcAGATAGTTCTCTTATGGTTGACCAAAATGGTCACACAGGACTGTTCAGTCATTGGAAGAAAGAGCAAAGGTCTCTCAAGCACTAATGCAGCTGTAAAACGTGATAGAAGTGGGAGTGAGCAAGCAGAAACTGAAACTACAAAGGAATGCTTACTGAAGTGGAAGTGATCTTTTGAGCAtgatcacataaaaaaaaattgaaacttaTACTTTTTCATGCCCACATAGTAGTATTGctgaatgatgaataaaagtatttaaattatCTGCTGTCGtattgttttaaatcttttcttgaGATGCATAAACAGAACTTGTCCTTTGCACCATTTGTCATAAatatgtgttttgtttctttacaagCCAATACAAAGATGTTTGTGGATGAGGAactatatatttaatatttttgattaGTGAATCTTACCTGTCTGACCAAACCCACCTTGAAACTTTACTTGGAGTTGCTAATAATGTTATCactaattattcattaaaaatatttgttgatttttcttccCTGGAACAAACCCATATTTAATGTTGGACATAACTGTCACACTGTACTTTGCTGTCCACGTTAACTACAATTATTAAGATAATTACATGCTCAAAATGTAGGAATCAGTAACTTTTTTAAGAAGTCATCTGAACATGATTCTGTTGTCTGGCAAATGAACATTAAAATGTGTATGTTGTCACAAAATCAGTTGTGGCAAGACAATGACCTTGAAAGGGGAGAAGCTATAGTGGGCGGAGCATTTTAGGATAGTTTCAGGCTCAGATACATACTTTTTTACTTCTATTTGCATCACTATACCTTGTTGATAATTATGCATTGATGAATACTATCAAGCCAGGCACATTTACCAAGTAATACGATACAGTATTAACAATCTAAAGAAAAGTCATGCATCACACACCAGTTTACAAAACCATTTCAGATCCAGTGTAAATACTACCCAGGTATGCATAAACATTGTAACTGCAAGGAAACAAATGAGTACAAAGAaacactttaattttaaaaaacaactgcATAATAAAACTAACAATTCTGATACATGAAAAAGTACTTAAGTTTTTTTACGAGGGTGTACATAACTTCGCTCCCCCTCTTAATCTTACATACGTACAAacactataaaagaaaaaaaatcccaagtaaaacaaaaataatgatctgtttgtaaaaaaaaaataatgatctgtttagaaaaaaaaacctatgatGCAGTTTTAAGCATATCCACAAATTATTtgtaagtgtttatttttctacattAGTAGATTTTGAAGATTAAATAAGGCACAGAAGTTTTTCTTAATCATTAGC
Coding sequences within:
- the LOC112573831 gene encoding COP9 signalosome complex subunit 5-like — its product is MDSQNAQKSWVLANSIESVSSADEIYRYDAKQQQDILTAKPWEKDPHYFKYIKISALALLKMVMHARSGGNLEVMGLLLGKVDGNTMIVMDGVALPVEGTETRVNAQAQAYEYMASYTEAAKQVGRLENAIGWYHSHPGYGCWLSGIDVSTQMLNQQFQEPFVAIVIDPVRTISAGKVNLGAFRTYPKGYKPPDEPPSEYQSIPLNKIEDFGVHCKHYYALDVAYFKSSMDKRLLDSLWNKYWVNTLSSSSLLTNADYTTGQIYDLADKLEQSEAQLGRGGFMLGMDSQDKKSEDKLAKATKDGCKTTMEAIHGLMSQVIKDKLFNQVHCKTQTS